Within the Zea mays cultivar B73 chromosome 10, Zm-B73-REFERENCE-NAM-5.0, whole genome shotgun sequence genome, the region TTCGGTGCTTTTTCGCCGAAAAGATCATTTAGTCGTGTAAAAATTTAAATTTTCAGTACCATTTCAGTGTGTTGTATATATATGATATTGTAAAATCTAACATATACAGGTATATATAAATTAACAAGGATTGTCCATGCAATTTTCATATAACATAAATCCATTAACTACTCACCAAATATATATAACTCCATATGAATATAAATCCAAACTTTAAACAATACAAGTCCAAGTTCATACATGACATAACAATATAATTACAAGATATAGACTTATCGAGTATTTGAGCATCTTTTTCATGTGGATCTATACACATTTTATGTGTAATGTGTAGACTTTTATAATGGACATGTATGGACTTTATATGATTTTTTGGAGTTTAAACTTATATTTTCATACCGACCTACATGTATTTAGTGTGCAATTTATGTGATGGACATATAAGTTTATGAAAAAATGCATGGATAGTTCAAATTTATATTTTTACACGGTGAAAGCAATCTTTATTATGAATTATGGACTTTAAAATTGTATTGTATGACGTAGTTGTTATTTTATATTTGTATTATAGTTTGTAACTTTCTATATACTGGAATTGGGTTTTCAATGTGGATTAGTATGTTTTATGTGATTTTGGTCATTGCATTATTTGTAAGTATATTATTAGTCATTGTGCAGCGTGATTGAACAATTTACAAATATATCATGTCAAAATTTCAAATTTTCCTAAATCGAACAACACTTCTCACCAAGAAAACGGCGAAATTCGCCGAGAAAACAACGAAATCCGTCGAGAAAAACGAAATCTGTTGTTTCCAAAATTTGAAATTGCAAACCATTCGAAATCTACGAAATTCGAGCAAAATTCGTTGTTTTCTCGTTCTCGGGTGATGGCGAGAAAGGAGGAAAAACGAGAAAGTTAACCCTGACTAGTACTAGGCACAATAACAAGTGTTATACAAATACGGACCATAAACAACAACATGTTTAACAGTTCCTTAAGCTAATGAGGTCATAGATAACATCGACATCAAGTGTCAGACAACTATAAATCAAAATGATATACTGCTAACAACAATATAGATCCTACCACATACAAATACAGAACAGGCAAAACACATTCGTTTAAAGCAAAACACCACTTTGCTTCATCAAAATCCGATGAGGAGCCCACGCCACCCCAACGAGGAGCCTCACCCTACCCCAATGAGAAGCCCCACCTCATGCCCGCCACCTTGACCACCACTTCTATGAATGAGTAGGAACATATGAGAGTTCACATCTGTCCTTTTAGCCTAATATAGAGAATAACGCCCTCCACGCCTGAGCCGACAACCTCCTCGATATCGCCCTCCACCCTACTTCTGACGCGGTGCCCGATGGAGAGAGGAGAAGGCGTGACGagcggagggaggaggaggaggcatgGCGGGTTGTGGAGGGAGGAGAAAGCGCACAGGAGGAACCGAGTGTCCCTACAGAGAAAGTGTCGAGATGGAAAAGAAAGGCTACGAGATGAAGAAAGATTAAGCAGTTTTTGCGCATCAATTGGCAGTAGTGGGTAAACTTCACGTCTAGGTTCCTTGTAGCGGTTTGTAGAGTAGAGGAGGTACTCCAATATACTCCAAAAACTCTATGGAGTTATTTCTTCAAAGTTAGGTGTTTGAGGAGAAATTTTTTATTCCAACTTAGAGTTTGTTTGACAAAGCTTCGGCTCTGGCTTTTCTCGGAAAAAACAAGAGTCATGCCAAACAAATTCTTAGGATTCTACTTTAAAGCTATACCAAACAGACCCTATAAATATAGGTTCACTCCGTGGAGCTGTTCCAATTTATTGTCTAGGAGTAAAGACTTTATGGTCCCAATGGCCTTAGAAAAATAGTGGAAAACCCAGTCTTCCTTAGAGTTTATTAGGTTGCGCAGAGATTGAAATAGATTGGTGGAGATTTAATCCCctcctattcaattttgaatagaagGGGATTAAATTCTCTCCAATCACTTTGCAGCCGAACACGACCTTAATGAGCCAACAGGCCGATATCAAGTCAGTAGTACGCGGATTGGAGACCAACTTGGAATTTCGCTTGCAGCCCAGTACAGTAACAGTTACagatggccaaatgggtcgtGCTTGATGGTCTGACCCGAAGCACGGCCCATTTAATAGTGtcaggccggcccggcacgattatATATTTTTGTATTTTACAAAACATAGTATATATATTTAGATTTTATATTCACTATTTACAACAAACATTCTACTGATTTGCTTCCTTCATTTAGTGTCTTCCGGCCTTTATTCACGAGGTCGTGAGTTCAAACCGCCTCCCGCGCTAGGGTTTTTGCTATTTTTCTGATTTAATTAGACATCATGGATAGATTAACTGGCCGGTCCGATATGGCTAGCAGGCCGGCGTGGGCCGGCCGCCGGTGAAGCCTAACAGGCCTGTGCCAGGTTGGGTCGGGCCGCCCATTTGGCCAACTATAGTGACAGTATCTTTTCGCCGCCCTGTACTCGAAAAGTGCCTTCATCATTAAATACAACAAGTTGTCTCTGGTCAAATACAGCACTATCTTTTGGGCCTAGCCGGAAACCTGGGACCTTTGTCTGAGAATGAGATGCGATGGCAGAAAGCCCACGGTCAACCAACCATCACACTACATGACTAGAAGCAAGCAACGCAGATGAAACCAGGCCAGCTGGGATGGAGCGGATGCCCATCAAAGTTCGAAGTACTGTACTGCTGCTACCTGCTATAGTGCTATTGCCTAGCTATTAGTAGGAACGGACTAGGATTCGAGACATTCTAGTTTGGGTTCGGCAACGTGCGAAAATATTTGCAACTTGTAAGTTTACATTTGGAGCAAGCAAGCAAGCGAGAGCAGTTGCAGAGTCAACCAATGCCCGGCCGAGCTTTAGTCGTTGGTGTCTACGTTTAATTGTCAAAGCCACCTAAATCACTCACCACCTTTGCTCGCAGCATGATTGACTAAGCAAGTTGTTGGTTCTGTTGAGGCACAAGCTGCTGCCATCCATCCATGCGTATAAGAAGGTCTGAGAACCGGTAGCTAGCGTTGTCATCTCACACACAGCCACGTCTCCAAGCAGCAGCTAGCAAGCTAGCTAGCCAACCTCAATCTCACTCACATCTGGAACTGCAACGAAGAATCCATTCTCCAATCTCGTTGATTACCCTAGCAGGGCCGGGACTTGCACgtacgccatgacgaaggacgtggTGATCGAGCACGGGGAGAGCTCCAAGGCGCCTCTGGTGGCGCCGGTGGCGGCGGGCGGCGTCAGCCGCGCCGTGTCCGTCGCCGACGTCTTCCTCAGGTTCCTTGCCATCGTCGCCACCATCGGCAGCGCCGTCTCCATGGGCACCACCAACCAGACGCTCCCCTTCTTCACGCAGTTCATCCAGTTCGAGGCCAAGTACAGCGACCTCCCGTCCTTCACGTGAGTCCCCCTTGCATTGTCGCTCGCTGCTGCAGCAGCCGCAGCCGGCCTAGCTCGCGGGTTTTGTTGCCGACTTGGTGCCAATTGCCATGTCTCACGACGAGCAAGCATTATTCCGGCCGCGCGCGCAGGTTCTTCGTGGCGGCGAACGCGGTGGCGTGCACGTACCTCGTGCTGTCCATCCCGCTGTCCATCGTGCACGTCGTCAGGCCCAGCGCCCGCTACAGCCGTCTGGTCCTCGTCTTCTTCGACGCGGTAATTACTTGACATCGTTCGTCGCTCGCCTGTTACTCCACAGCCGCTGGGAAGAACTTGCTAACTAACGCCGGCGTCGTCCGTGTCTGAATTATTTATCGCTAGGCTATGCTGGCCCTGCTGACGGCCGGCGCGTCGGCCGCCGCGGCGATCGTGTACCTGGCGCACAAGGGCAACGTGCGCGCCAACTGGTTCGCCATCTGCCAGCAGTTCGACTCCTTCTGCGAACGCATCTCGGGCTCCCTCATCGGCTCCTTCGCCGCCATGGTCCTGCTCATAGTCCTCATCTTCCTATCTGCCTTGGCGCTCGCCAGACGCCACTGATGATGATGAAGCCCCCCATCTATCAGCCGCCCTGAGCATGACCGCAGTGAAGACCAAGGGGCTCGATTTAATTTGTTCTCTTCTGGTCGATTTGATCTTGCATCTGCTTCTGTTGTGTGGACTCTTTTCCATGGTTATTCTTCGTTTGCTCTTTGATCTGAATTGCTAGCCCTGTTTCAGTCTCTGAAACCGTGCTGTCCTTCAACTATAGAAGGACGAGTTTTCAGATCTGTAGTGTGATTATAATGGTCGGACGAAAGGCAAAATATACAGTGCAAATTCATCTCTGAGGCGTTGTTGTCGCCGAGCAATCCTATCCTGATGCAGTGGCACAACGTTGTTAAATTTAACGGTAAGTGGCCCGATCTATGATGTCATGGATACATGAGAGGAGATGTACGCGTAAAAAAATGGTAAAGAGAGTATGGCCATAGAATAAGATCAAAATCATTGGGCTAATTAGTTAAGATATCTCTACAAAAAAAGTctctacatttctttcaaatcaaCTCAGCGTAGAA harbors:
- the LOC103641734 gene encoding casparian strip membrane protein 2; the protein is MTKDVVIEHGESSKAPLVAPVAAGGVSRAVSVADVFLRFLAIVATIGSAVSMGTTNQTLPFFTQFIQFEAKYSDLPSFTFFVAANAVACTYLVLSIPLSIVHVVRPSARYSRLVLVFFDAAMLALLTAGASAAAAIVYLAHKGNVRANWFAICQQFDSFCERISGSLIGSFAAMVLLIVLIFLSALALARRH